GTTTCAGCTGGGTCGGAAGGCCATCGTGCAGAACTTCGCCGATGTTGAAGCGATGGGTGCCCGCCCGATCGCGGCCCTTCTGGCGATCTCCGCACCGGTGCACACCCCGGTGGCAGTGGTCAGGGGGATTGCCGAAGGAATTGCCTCGCGTTGCGACGAATACGCGGCTGAGCTGGTTGGCGGCGACCTGACCGCGGGCGAGCAGCTTGTCCTTTCCGTGACCGCCATCGGCTCGCTTGGTGGAAATCTTCCCGAGCTTTCCCTGGATCGCGCCCGAGTTGGCCAGCGCGTGGTCGCGCACGGACGCATCGGTTACTCTGCCGCTGGGCTCGCGCTTTTGTCTTCGGGGAGGAAAATCCCGGATTCCCTTGTTCCACTTGTGGAATCTCACCAGGCACCTTGCTTGACTCCCGGTCGCGGTGTGATCGCTCGCGCCGCCGGTGCCACGGCCATGACTGATAATTCCGACGGACTTGTCCAGGATCTGCAGCTGATTGCAACGCGCTCGGGCGTCGGCATTAACGTGTCTTCAGTCTCGATCCAACCCGACGCCTTGCTCATCGAGGCAGGCGAACTCCTTGGAGTCGATCCATGGCTGTGGGTACTCTCCGGTGGGGAAGACCACACTCTCCTCGGCACCACAAGCGGCCAAGCGCCGGCGGGTTTCCGCTCGATTGGTCAGGTGACCAAGGGAGATGCGGTTCGCATCGACGGCCGTAGCCCGAAGTTCGGCGAAGGATGGCACAGTTTCTAACATGGCACTACCTGTTCATCCCTCGTGGCAACAAGTCCTTGCACCGGTCGAAGACCAAATTCACCGGCTCGGCGATTTCCTCCGCTCAGAGCCTGCTTTTCTACCCGCGGGCGACAACATCTTGCGCGCCTTCCACGATCCCTTTGATTCAGTCAAGGTACTGATCGTTGGCCAAGACCCGTATCCAACACCTGGTCACGCCATGGGCTTAAGCTTTTCGACGATGCCGGGAGTCAAACCTCCTCGCTCGCTGATGAACATCTACAAGGAGCTTAACGACGACCTCGGTATCCCTCCGCGCTCGGACGGAGACCTGTCGAGGTGGGCTGACCAAGGCGTGCTGCTGCTGAACAGGGTGCTCACCGTCCGTCCAGGTGCCGCAGGTTCGCACCGTGGAAAAGGATGGGAGCAGGTGACAGAGCATGCCATCCGCGCCCTAGCTCAGCGTGGCACACCGTTGGTTGCGATCCTGTGGGGCCGTGACGCACAGCAGGCCAAGAAGTTCCTCGGTGATACCCCCGTTATCGCATCGGCACACCCTTCGCCGCTTTCAGCTAGCCGCGGATTCTTCGGTTCACGTCCCTTTTCTCAAGCAAACGTATCTCTCACCGGCCAGGGTGCCACGCCCGTCGACTGGCAACTGTAAACTTATCGATCATGTCAACGTTTCCTTCCGAGCTGAATGGCGCCCGACTTCTTTCTTGGGCGCAACGTGCCGTTGACGAACTCAACCGACGCCGTGAAGACATCAACGCCCTCAACGTTTTCCCGGTACCGGATGCAGACACTGGCTCCAACATGGCCTACACAATGAACGCGGCATTGGAGCACGCGAAGGCCCTCGGAACTGATGCGCCTGCAGATAAGGTTGCCGAGGCCCTGGCCACCGGCAGCGTCAGGGGCGCACGTGGCAACTCCGGTGTGGTGCTCTCCCAAGTGCTGCGTGGTTTGGCCCAATCCGCATCGACGGGAAGCATCGATGGTGCCTGCGTGGCGGACGCCCTCGATGTGGCGGTTCGCTTTGTTGATCGCGCGATAGCTGATCCCGTGGAAGGAACCGTGATTACGGTGCTTCGTTCGGCGTCAACGGCCGCACGCACTGCGGGGCCACAGCTTCACGACGTCGTCGTGGCCGCATCTGAGGCAGCTCGGACAGCTTTGGCAAACACGCCTTCGCAGCTAGGTGCCTTGCGCGAAGCAGGAGTTGTGGATGCCGGCGGTGCAGGGCTCGTCGTCTTGCTTGATGCCCTTTACAGTGAAGTGACGGGTGAAGAAGCGGAAGAATCGTCGTTAAGCAATGCCGGAGCGTTGCACCCTGAAACGCATGGGGGACAGGGCGAACTGGAAATTATGTTCTTCTACGAAGGTGACGTGGCCGAGCTGGAAGAGATTCTGAAGCCCCTGGGTGATTGCCTGGTTGTTGCGCGCAGCAGTGAGACTGAGGGGACCGTGCATGTACATTCTCATGATGCAGGGCGCGTGATCGAAGCTGCTTTTGCTGCGGGGCAGGTCAGTGACCTTCGCCTCGAAATTTTGCCAGGGGGACCGCGCACGTCGACGCCCGAACGCATCGTCATGGCTGTGACCCCGCCGGGATCGTTAGCGGAGTTGTACACCCAGGCATCGGCGACTGTAGTGAACCCGAGCGAAGACATCGTCGCGGAGATTTTGTCGACGATTCGTGCTTCCGGTGCCCAAGAGATTGTGCTTTTGCCCAACGGCATGCTGGACAATCGCAGCCTCATCGCAGTGGAGAAGGCCACCGCTGCGTTTGAACAGCAGATCACTTTGCTGCCCACTGTGCGCCTCGTCTCTGGTATCGCGGCTTTGGCGGTTCACGATCCGTCGCAGCCTCTGGCCACGGCGTCGTACACGATGTCGGAGGCAGCAGGGGAGATGCGACTAGCGGTGGTCACGGAGGCTAGCCGTGCAGTGTTGACCAAGTCTGGTCCGGCGTCGAAAGGCGATATCGTCGCACATGCGCACGGCGAGGTCATCGCGGTGGGAGATTCGTTGGCAGAAACGATCGCGTCGTGTTGTCGCCGTCTCTTAGAACCCGGCGGCGAAATGGTCACCCTGCTTGTGCGCTCGGAGTTTGTCGATTCGATTGTCCAGGAAGAACTTGCGCAGACCCTCGATGTCGAGGTCGTAGTTTATCCTGCAGATGCATTAGACGTGTTGGCGGAAATCGGGGTGGAGTAGCGCCGTGTTGGGGTTTCGGGATGACCGTCTCCTTGTCGACGTAATTCCGGAGAAGGAGGCGCAGCAGCTAAAGAAGCACCTTGGGCTTTCGACGTGTCAAGATCTCCTTGAACACTATCCGCGACGTTATATCCACTACGGTGGAACTTCAGCAATCATGTCTGCTCACGACGGCGACACGATTAGCTTCATGGGTACGATCCAGGCGGTGCGTGGCGAGTGGCGTCGCAATAAACACATCTTGCACCTGACCATCTTTGATGGCGTCACCAGCGTGCGCGCAACATACTTCAATTCTGCCTACCTGGAAAAGACCCTTGAGGTGGGCACCCGTTTGATGGTCACAGGAAAGCTCAGCTTTTACCGGGGGCAGCCCCAGATGTCTCATCCTTCTTATGTACTACTCAACGGGTCGGGCCAAGCGACAGGCTCGCTGCAAAAACTGAGCAAATTCGGGTCCCTCAGCGACATGCTTGCAGATCGCGAGTGGCTTCCCGTCTATCCTGCTACGGGCAAAGTATCCACGTGGACGCTCATGGGTGCTGCGCATGCGGTACTCGAATCGTTGCCACCGATCCTAGAGCCACTCGAGGAAACCCCCGCCGGGCTGATCGGTTTTGATGAGGCGATGCGCCAGGTGCATGCGCCGGGGCCGGAGGGCCCAGACTTGGCCATCGACAGGTTGAAGTACAACGAGGCGTTGTCGATCGCGTTAGTGATGGCTTTGCGACGAGTGGATGCGTCCCACGAAACTGCTCCTGCGCTTCTGCGCGTCGAAGGTCGGGCCCAAGACCAGCTGCTTCGGAGCTTGCCTTTTCCTCTGACAAAAGGCCAGCAGAAAGCCGTCGGCGAACTAAGCGACGATCTCGCGCGCTCACTCCCGATGATGCGCCTTTTGCAAGGTGAGGTTGGTTCGGGCAAAACGATCGTTGCGCTGTTGGCGATGCTGCAGGCGATCGACAACGGGAAGCAATGTGCGTTGCTGGCGCCGACGGAAGTCCTCGCAATGCAGCATGCGCGTTCCCTGCAGATGACGTTGCTCAACGCAGGGGCGCAAGTCAGTGTTGTGGCCTTGACCGGTTCGATGAACACTGCGACTAAACAAAGGTCCTTGCTCTCCATTGTCTCCGGTGAGGCAGACATCATTGTGGGCACGCATGCGCTGATACAGGATTCGGTGGACTTCTTCGATCTAGGTTTCGTGGTGGTTGATGAGCAGCACCGCTTCGGTGTGGAACAGCGTGACCAACTGCGTTCGAAGAATGATCGCTACACCCCGCACATGCTGGTGATGACGGCAACGCCGATCCCTCGCACCATTGCGATGACGGTTTTCGCAGACCTGGAAGTCTCCACTCTCAAGGAACTTCCGGGTGGGCGAAAGCCCATCCAATCGTCGGTCGTCCCCGAGTTTTTCCCTAAATGGGTGGCGCGTGCGTGGGAGAAGATCCGCGAAGAAGTGGCGGATGGGCGTCAAGCATATGTTGTGTGTCCACGCATTGAGGGCGAGGGCGGTGTCCTGGAGATCGCGGACTATCTTCAGCGCATCCAATTCCCAGATCTCTCGGTGGGCATCTTGCATGGGCGAATGAAAGGAGAAGAGAAAGACGCCATCATGGCCGACTTCTCTCGTGGAGGCATCGACGTATTGGTATCCACCACAGTTATCGAAGTCGGCGTTGACGTACCGAACGCAACTGTCATGATGATCCGCGAATCCGAATCCTTTGGCGTATCCCAGCTCCACCAGCTGCGCGGTCGCGTGGGTCGTGGCGGGCATAAGTCTCTGTGCCTGTTCCACACGCTGGCAGAAGAGGACTCGGGCCAGTTCGCCCGAGTGCAAGCCGTGGCGAGCACCTCGGACGGCTTTCAGCTGGCTGAACTGGATTTGCAAACTCGCAGCGAAGGCGACGTGCTAGGCACTGCGCAGTCGGGAGTGCAGCGACGTTTGAAGCTGATCAACCTGACGAAAGACTTCTCCATTATCCAACGTGCCAACGATGATGCCGCGGGAATTGTCGAAAAGAATGCAGATCTTGCGCGATCACTAACTGCGGAATTGGCGCAAGACGACCTCGAATATCTAGAGAAGAGCTAGTCACCCGCTAAGGTGGTCACCATGAATCGCATCATCGCCGGGGAAGCGCGGGGCCGCAAGATCAAGGTTCCGCCAGAAGGCACCCGACCCACCTCAGACCGTGCGCGTGAAGGGCTCTTCTCATCTCTGAATGCCCGTGTCGGATTTGCGGGGCAGACCGTGCTCGATC
The Corynebacterium breve genome window above contains:
- a CDS encoding thiamine-phosphate kinase → MFSTGFPTDGPTLGDIGEHAAIQVIVDAAPSSVNGDDAAVLMHASPNSRAVATTDMLVEGRHFRSDWTTPFQLGRKAIVQNFADVEAMGARPIAALLAISAPVHTPVAVVRGIAEGIASRCDEYAAELVGGDLTAGEQLVLSVTAIGSLGGNLPELSLDRARVGQRVVAHGRIGYSAAGLALLSSGRKIPDSLVPLVESHQAPCLTPGRGVIARAAGATAMTDNSDGLVQDLQLIATRSGVGINVSSVSIQPDALLIEAGELLGVDPWLWVLSGGEDHTLLGTTSGQAPAGFRSIGQVTKGDAVRIDGRSPKFGEGWHSF
- a CDS encoding uracil-DNA glycosylase, encoding MALPVHPSWQQVLAPVEDQIHRLGDFLRSEPAFLPAGDNILRAFHDPFDSVKVLIVGQDPYPTPGHAMGLSFSTMPGVKPPRSLMNIYKELNDDLGIPPRSDGDLSRWADQGVLLLNRVLTVRPGAAGSHRGKGWEQVTEHAIRALAQRGTPLVAILWGRDAQQAKKFLGDTPVIASAHPSPLSASRGFFGSRPFSQANVSLTGQGATPVDWQL
- a CDS encoding DAK2 domain-containing protein, which encodes MSTFPSELNGARLLSWAQRAVDELNRRREDINALNVFPVPDADTGSNMAYTMNAALEHAKALGTDAPADKVAEALATGSVRGARGNSGVVLSQVLRGLAQSASTGSIDGACVADALDVAVRFVDRAIADPVEGTVITVLRSASTAARTAGPQLHDVVVAASEAARTALANTPSQLGALREAGVVDAGGAGLVVLLDALYSEVTGEEAEESSLSNAGALHPETHGGQGELEIMFFYEGDVAELEEILKPLGDCLVVARSSETEGTVHVHSHDAGRVIEAAFAAGQVSDLRLEILPGGPRTSTPERIVMAVTPPGSLAELYTQASATVVNPSEDIVAEILSTIRASGAQEIVLLPNGMLDNRSLIAVEKATAAFEQQITLLPTVRLVSGIAALAVHDPSQPLATASYTMSEAAGEMRLAVVTEASRAVLTKSGPASKGDIVAHAHGEVIAVGDSLAETIASCCRRLLEPGGEMVTLLVRSEFVDSIVQEELAQTLDVEVVVYPADALDVLAEIGVE
- a CDS encoding ATP-dependent DNA helicase RecG — encoded protein: MLGFRDDRLLVDVIPEKEAQQLKKHLGLSTCQDLLEHYPRRYIHYGGTSAIMSAHDGDTISFMGTIQAVRGEWRRNKHILHLTIFDGVTSVRATYFNSAYLEKTLEVGTRLMVTGKLSFYRGQPQMSHPSYVLLNGSGQATGSLQKLSKFGSLSDMLADREWLPVYPATGKVSTWTLMGAAHAVLESLPPILEPLEETPAGLIGFDEAMRQVHAPGPEGPDLAIDRLKYNEALSIALVMALRRVDASHETAPALLRVEGRAQDQLLRSLPFPLTKGQQKAVGELSDDLARSLPMMRLLQGEVGSGKTIVALLAMLQAIDNGKQCALLAPTEVLAMQHARSLQMTLLNAGAQVSVVALTGSMNTATKQRSLLSIVSGEADIIVGTHALIQDSVDFFDLGFVVVDEQHRFGVEQRDQLRSKNDRYTPHMLVMTATPIPRTIAMTVFADLEVSTLKELPGGRKPIQSSVVPEFFPKWVARAWEKIREEVADGRQAYVVCPRIEGEGGVLEIADYLQRIQFPDLSVGILHGRMKGEEKDAIMADFSRGGIDVLVSTTVIEVGVDVPNATVMMIRESESFGVSQLHQLRGRVGRGGHKSLCLFHTLAEEDSGQFARVQAVASTSDGFQLAELDLQTRSEGDVLGTAQSGVQRRLKLINLTKDFSIIQRANDDAAGIVEKNADLARSLTAELAQDDLEYLEKS